Part of the Hemitrygon akajei unplaced genomic scaffold, sHemAka1.3 Scf000139, whole genome shotgun sequence genome, taaaatttacaaagataagtaagaactgaaatgacaagtttAGAAAAAACTACTTACACTCAAACCCATTGAGATTAACACgaccttggacagaaggaggaacagGAATAACACACATGAGAAAGAaaatcacataagaccataacacaaaggagcagattcggccattcggcccatcgagtctgctccacaatttcatcatgagtggatccaatctgccctttagtcccattcccccaccttctcaccgtaacctttgatgccctgactactcagatacctatcaatctctgccttaaacacatgcaatgacttggcctccactgctgcccgtggcaacaaattccatagattcaccaccctctgacaaaaAAAAttatccgcatctctgttctgaatgggcgccctgcaaaccttatgccatgccctcttgtactagattcCCCCAGTCACTCTCGcaattgcattcagcaatgggGATAGAAAAATATCCAGCctacagcttattgaaactttctccccaatgtgaacccggtcgtgtgttacaaggttagattactgagtgaatcccttcccatattcacagcaggtgaacggcctctccccagtggaacacaatgatgcagccttggtGGAGACGGTTGAGATGATCTCTTCCCAAAGCCTGAGCAGATGATctgtggtgtgaactcgctggtgttttaaTAGATGAGATGatcgtgtgaatgccttcccacattcgCAGGTTggcggcctctccccagtggaactcactggtgtgttaGCTGATCAGATGAGTGAATCCATTCTCACAATCTGAGCGGGTGAAATCCCtctctgcagtgtgaactgactggtgagtcactaggtgagatgatgtggtgaatcctttcccacagtctgagcaggtgaatggccgctccccagtgtgaactaactggtgtgcttgtaggctacctaactgtgtgaatccctttccacagtctgagcaggtgaacggcctctccccagtgtgaactcgctggtgagtctgtaggttggatgactgagtgaatgtctttccacagaatgagcaggtgaatggcttctccccagtgtgaactgactggtgtctccgtAGGTGAGAtgcctgagtgaatcccttcccacagtctaagcaggtgaacagcctctccccagtgtgaactcgctggtgactctgtaggttgaataatcgagtgaatcctttcccacagtctgagcaggtgaacagcttctccccagtgtgaacttgctggtgtctctgtaggttagatgactgagtgaatctcttcccacagactgaacagatgaaatccctcactgcagtgtgaactgactggtgagtcactaggtgagatgatgtggtgaatctcttcccacagtctgagcaggtgaacggccgcaccccagtgtgaactaactggtgtgttTGTAGGCTacctaactgtgtgaatccctttccacagtctgagcaagtgaacggcttctccccagtgtgaactcgctggtgtgtctgtaggttggatgactgagtgaatgtcttcccacagactgagcaggtgaatggcttctccccagtgtgaactgactggtgtctccgtAAGTGAGAtgcctgagtgaatcccttcccacagtctgagcaagtgaacagccactccccagtgtgaactcgctggtgactctgtaggttgaatgatcgagtgaatcctttcccacagtctgagcaggtgaacagcttctccccagtgtgaacttgctggtgtctctgaaggttagatgactgagtgaatgtcttcccacagactgagcaggtgaaatctctcactgcagtgtgaactgacaggtgaatcagtaggtgagatgatgtggtgaatcccttctcacagactgagcaggtgaacggcctctccccagtgtgaactctctgatgtaccttcagttcagatgactgagtgaatcccttcccacagtctgagcaggtaaacagtttctccccagtgtgaattctttgatggatcttcagtttagatgagcaagtgaatcccttcccacagtccgaacaGGTAAACGGCCACTCCCCGGTGAGAACTCGCTTGTGAGCCATTAGgacagatgaccgagtgaatccttaccccataaattcagcagatgaccagcctctgcccagtgtgaactgactggtgtgtccacaggtgggaagactgactgcatcccttctcacacacagcacaggtgaatggcctggcccagtgtaaacttgctgatatacattcagttgaaatgactgactgaatccattcccactgtctgagcagatgaatggtttccCCCCTGATTAAAATGATGGACATGCCAGtaagtcagatgaccgagtgaatccctccccacagtctgaacaggaaggatgatcgagtgaatcccttgctccatttcttaaatatctggacagagacagcaaaactataTTCGAGATTTCCGTAGACAAATTTCTTGTCAtttgtaacctgtaaaaagattttaaaaatccatcaatgggtgcaggacaacatttcagatcacatgagttgtcaaggtgtgaactgacatcacactgttacagtgaagttcaacacaaCTTGGAtggagaaatcatcttctaactgggcacagtgctggtatctggaatgagcatTGAAcgctctgatgctcttcctgtctctctaagaatggggcatttctgccatctccaatctgtgacttggctcagtttgactctctccattggtattattccctgttcccactgagctgcattggtgcctggccccacagtaactgaaacactctcacacaaatagccggcagtgtattccacgcacccaccaatctccgtgtaaaatacttacccctgacatcccctcggtatctacttccaagcaccttaaaactatgtcctctcgtgttagccatttcagacctggggaaaaaaaaactggctatccacacgatcaatgcccctcatcatcttatacacctaaaaacggctcaaaacataaacaaggaaaatgTACACTGCTTTGAGGATTTCTTAGAAGTATACAAcgttatgagggtatagataggataaatgcaagcagctttttccactgaagttgtgtgggatgacaaccagaggtcatgggtaagtggggaaggtgaaaatttaatgagaacatgtggaaaagctcttcactggtcgtgacagtgtggaatgagatgaatATAAGTAGTGAAaatgagctcggtttcaccatttaaaggaagtttggatgggagcctggatggtaggggtatggagggtgatggtcctggtgcaggtatttgcattagacagcttaaatgttttttggcattgactagatgggccaaatatcctgtttctggactgaacttctccatgtttctgtgacaaagaagctggccaaacttgtttggatgggaaaaggtaggagtgacaacggagcagcaatggctggagtttctgggagcaactcgggagctgagtgatcgatacatcccaaagaagtggaagcattggaaaggcaggaggacatatCCGtgactgaaatgagaagccaaagccaacataaaagccaaagagagggcaaacaaaagagcaaagacTATTGGGaatcttttagaaaccaacagcagacaactttaaaaaaaaagccagatgagctcagggcgtgGAAtcctgatattgtagtcattaatggatcttggtagcacccaacagtctgaggcatttggaGGAACaaaaatatccggggcctcaatatctcttgaaaagcaaggttccctgcacctgtaacttttcaacttttattttgacaggcacatacaatctccacatcctcaaaatttcacttctgaaggcctcccacttacaagaaCTCTGTTGCCAGGAATGAGCCTgttccaaaccacacttgtcagatgtttctgataccatcaaaattgacctttctccaatttagaatctcaacccgtaatccagacctctctttttccacctttactttgaatctcataGCAATATGATCACaaattctgtcaccagccctggatcatttcctaacagcttattgttcACTTCTATATCAGAgattctacatactgattaagggcacatttgacaaactctaccccatctagtccttttacagtatgggagtcccattcaatatatggaaagttaaaatcacttactgaatcaacctttgtttattggcatggtccgcaatctctctacaaagttgttcctctaaatccctcagactgttgggtgcaaccaaattccaataatagctacaatatcataattccctgtcctgagctcattgGGCTTTCCTaagatgcttcttgcattgtgatatacacagctcagcacattcatcacactatgctcaaccatttgattgctgactctatctgaggtctgaacaacatctgactggtgtcaagaaaacaaactctccctcattgtcacaaaaacaaagctgattgtggattacaggaggaatggagacaggctaacccctgttgacatcaatgtATCTGGGTttaagaaggtgaacagctttaaattcctcagcataaatattaccaaggatctcacattgtgtgtacataccggctgtgttgtgaaaagagcacagcagcacctctttcacctcagatggttgaacaaCTTGGGGACGGGGACCCAAACTCTTGAGGacattctacagggacacaattgagagcatcctgactggctgcatcactgcctggtatgggaactgtgcttcccttaattgcaggaaatggcagagagtggtgcagacagcccagcgcatctgtagatgtgaactttccactattcaggacatttacagggacaagtgtgtcaaaaggcccaaaggatatcagggaccaaattcaccacaactacaaactgttcctgctgctaccattcAGGAAACGGTATCACAGCAAAagtaccaacaggctctgggacattatcttctaccaggccatcaaactgattaattcatgctgatacaatagcatttcaatgttatattgactgtcctatctACAAACTATCTATTATATATTACTattaattacacattgcacattttggtgaagatgtaatgtaaagatttctactcctcatgtgtaGGAAGGATGTATCGAATAAAGTcacttcaattcaattcaccctctccactatctgttctgtcattctggctcccatttcccctgcaacttattttaaccacatcaccctctccacccacactagcactagcaagccttaccactaggatattagtcccctcctgtactgttcccctaactaatgaattcaCTATCACCTCTTTGACTTTTCTCTGTCAGGTAAT contains:
- the LOC140723828 gene encoding uncharacterized protein, with the protein product MAHKRVLTGEWPFTCSDCGKGFTCSSKLKIHQRIHTGEKLFTCSDCGKGFTQSSELKVHQRVHTGERPFTCSVCEKGFTTSSHLLIHLSVHTAVRDFTCSVCGKTFTQSSNLQRHQQVHTGEKLFTCSDCGKGFTRSFNLQSHQRVHTGEWLFTCSDCGKGFTQASHLRRHQSVHTGEKPFTCSVCGKTFTQSSNLQTHQRVHTGEKPFTCSDCGKGFTQLGSLQTHQLVHTGVRPFTCSDCGKRFTTSSHLVTHQSVHTAVRDFICSVCGKRFTQSSNLQRHQQVHTGEKLFTCSDCGKGFTRLFNLQSHQRVHTGERLFTCLDCGKGFTQASHLRRHQSVHTGEKPFTCSFCGKTFTQSSNLQTHQRVHTGERPFTCSDCGKGFTQLGSLQAHQLVHTGERPFTCSDCGKGFTTSSHLVTHQSVHTAERDFTRSDCENGFTHLIS